In Flavobacterium sp. GSB-24, the genomic window AGAATTGTTAGAAAACGGAAGAATTTCCTTAGGAACGGAATTAAATACTGAAAGTTTTTATCTAAATTTAAACTCCTCAAATTTACATGGAGTTTACGAACTCAATCAATTAGAATTAAAATCGGGCATTACTTATGAATACAGCTTTACCCCAAAGCTGATTGCATTTGTAAAAGGCGGTTTTAATAATGTTGTCAGCGCTCGAATTACCGAGAAGGGAGAACGCACCAATCGCTATGTTTATGATCAAAAAGAAGATACACAGGGTTATTTTAGATTCGGAGTATCTTATAATCTTTTTAATAGAAAGTAAGAATGTATATGTTTAAAGAATTAAAAGAGTCACCCATGGTTGTGGAAATTTTTAAAACGAATGTTCAGAAAGAATCTGATAAAAATTATGTCATCGCCGTTATTCAAACTCAATTTCCAGATTATAAAATAAATTTTGATCTGGAAGACTGCGATAAAATTTTAAGGGTAGAAGGTATAGATCTGGAGTGCGATAATATAGTGGATTATATGCATTGCCTAGGTTATACCTGTGTAAGACTTGATTAATTTATATTGAAAAACAGGTGTAAGTACGCAGCTGTATTTGTTTCTTTTGTAAGTATTTTTGCTTAATAATTTTAATTTAATATAAATTATCAAGATGACAGGTTTTATTCTTTACATTTTAATTTTTCTCTTAGAACAATTACGTTAATATAGCTGTTCTGCTTATCGCATTAATTTCTTGCCGCTTTTTCACCACGAAAAGGTTTGTTCTTTTTTTGCATATTATTTTTCTAATTTTGTGCCATGAAAAAAGCGTTCCAACTCTTCGATTTTACCCAAGAAGTCAATTATAAAAATGAAATTTTAGCTGGTTTAACAGTGGCAATGACCATGATTCCAGAATCTTTGTCGTTTGCTATTCTTGCAGGATTTCCGCCTTTGGTTGGGTTATATGCGGCCTTTATAGCGGGTTTAGTAACAGCTATTTTTGGAGGAAGACCCGGAATGATTTCTGGTGGAGCAGGGGCAACGGTAATTGTTTTGATCGCTTTAATGAAATCGCACGGAATAGAATATGTTTTTGCAGCCGTCGCACTTGGCGGAGTAGTCCAGATTTGTGTCGGACTTTTTAAACTTGGAAAATTTATTCGGCTCGTTCCGCAGCCTGTTATGTTTGGTTTCGTAAACGGACTCGCGGTTGTAATTTTCATGTCGCAGCTGGAGCAGTTTAAAACCGTTGTAAATGGTCAGGTTTCTTGGCTTCAGGGAACTCCACTGTATATTATGCTGGGTTTGGTCGCACTTACAGTTGCTATTGTTTTAATTTTTCCAAAAATCACAAAAGCAGTTCCCGCATCTCTGGTAGCAATTATGATTGTCTTTGCGTTGGTAATTGTATTTAATATCGAAACCAAAACGGTAGAAGATATTGCTTCTGTTCAAGGCGGATTTCCTCCGTTTCATATACCAAATATTCCGATTTCTTTTGACACTTTAAAAGTGATATTTCCATATTCTGTAATTGTCGCGGCCGTTGGTTTGACTGAAGGTTTGCTTACGCTGAATTTAGTCGACGAAATTACTGGAACTCGCGGAAACAGTAATCGCGAATGTATTGCGCAGGGAAGTTCAAACATATTAAACGGATTTTTCTACGGAATGGGAGGCTGCCCAATGATCGCACAGACTTTGGTAAATCTTGGTGCTGGTTCTAGAGCGCGACTTTCTGGAATTATTGCAGCTTTGACTATTTTGCTGATTATACTTTTTGGCGCGCCTGTAATTGGTAAATTGCCTATGGCAGCTTTAGTCGGCGTCATGATGATGGTTGCGATTACTACTTTTGAATGGGCAAGTTTCCGGATTATAAACAAAATGCCGAGACACGACATTTTTGTCGGAATATTGGTTGCTGTAATTACGATTGTATTGCACAACTTAGCCTTGGCGGTTTTAATTGGTGTGATTATTTCTGCTCTAGTTTTTGCTTGGGAAAGTGCTAAAAGAATTCGTGCGAGACATTATATTGATGAAAATGGAGTAAAACATTATGAGATTTATGGTCCCTTATTTTTCGGATCCATAACTGCTTTTATGGAAAAGTTTGATGTAAAAAACGACCCCAAAAACGTTATAATTGATTTTAAAGAAAGCCGTGTTTCTGATATGTCTGCAATTGAAGCTTTAAACAATCTGACTAAAAAATACAGTCAACAAAACAAAACAATAGAATTACAGCATTTAAGTCCAGACTGCAGGCAATTACTTAAAAATGCGGATGCCGTTATTAATGTAAATGTAATTGAAGATCCAACTTATAAAGTAGTGTCTTGATAATTGTGAATTGTGAATTGTTAATGGTGAATTTTAATGTTGCGATCCAATTTTCTGTAGAGACGCACTGCAGTGCGTCTGCTTACTGTTTGTGTATCGCTTCTTATCATAGGTTAAACCCGACAGGTTTTTAAAACCTGTCGGGTTTCTTGCGTTATATTGTTGCGTTGTTTCTGCGCATAAGACGCACTGCGGTGCGTCTCTACAGATGTAATTGGATTATGATTAAAATTTTTGTAATGTGTTAAGTTTGTCAGGCTGAGCGTGCTGAAACTTCGGGAGAAGCCACACACCAATTATCTAATTTTCTAATTGACAAAATTTCTAATTAAAATAATTTGATTTTTGTAACTTTACAAAATGAAACTGACAGAAACACTAGAAGATTTTTATACAATTAAAATAAAAGGAATGCCCGAGAATCTTAAAAAAGAAATGGGACATTTTAATGTTTTTAAATTGGATGATTATGTTGGAAGTACTTGTAATCCTTTGCCTTATACCCGAAAAGACTTTTATAAAATAAGTTTGATTATTGGTAAAAACAAAGTTCATTATGCAGATAAAACAGCAGTCATTGAAGATCAGGCTTTATTTTTTGCAAATCCGCAGATTCCATACAGCTGGGAACATATAGATGAGAATCAAACTGGATTTTTCTGCATTTTTACGGATGCTTTTTTTAATCAATTTGGAAATTTAAAAGAGTATCCATTATTTCAGCCTGGCGGAAATCCCGTGGTTCCAGTTTCAACAGAATTAGCAGAATCTCTTAAAGCCATCTATTTAAGAATGTTCGATGAAATTAATTCTGATTATGCTTTTAAATATGATATTCTTCGAAATCTAGTTTTTGAGATTATTCATTTAGCACTCAAAACGCAGGCTGTAACTACTTCATTATACAGTAAATCGAATGCGACTATCCGAATTTCATCTTTGTTTTTAGAATTATTAGAGCGTCAGTTTCCGATTGAATCTATTACGCAGCAAATTACTTTTCGTTCACCATCTGAATTTGCAAATCAGTTAAATGTGCATATCAATCATTTGAATAAATCTTTAAAAGAAACAACTGGAAAAACAACTTCTCAGATTATTTCAGAAAGAATTGTTCAGGAATCAATGATTTTACTGAAACAAACCAACTGGAATATTAATGAAATTGCGTGGTGTCTGGGATTCGAGGAATCATCTCATTTTATTAATTTCTTCAAAAAAAATGTTCAGGTTTCACCAAAAAACTATCGTCAGGTAGAAATTGTTTGATTTTTGCAATTTCTGGTTTGATTCTTTTAATGTTTGAGAAGCACTTCGCTCATAACTTTGTCCTGTAATTAAAACGTAAAAAATTAAAATCATGGAAAATAACAAAGTTTGGTTTATCACAGGTGCTTCAAAAGGACTTGGATTAGAATTAGCTAAAAAATTATTAGAAGAAGGTTTTAAAGTTGCTGCAACTTCTAGAAGTGAAGAGGCTTTGATGAAAGTATTAGGAAATACATCTGAAAACTTTCTTCCTTTAGAAATGGATTTGGTTGATGAAAAAAGCGTTAAAAATGCTATTGAAAAAACTATAAGTCATTTTAAAACAATCGATGTTTTAGTGAATAATGCGGGTTATGGTTTATTAGGTGCTTTGGAAGAATTAACAGATGCGGAATCTAGAAAAAATTTCGAGGTAAATGTTTTCGGATTATTGAATGTAATTAGAAATACAATGCCGATTCTTCGTGCTAACAAATCAGGACATATTTTTAATATTTCTTCTGTTGGAGGTTATGTTGGGAATTTTCCAGGCTGGGGAATTTACTGTTCTACAAAATTTGCCGTTGCAGGTTTAACAGAATCGTTATCTGCTGAGGTAAAAGAGTTCGGAGTTCATGCAACAATTGTTTATCCAGGTTATTTTAGAACAGATTTCTTAAAAGATAGTTCTCTGTTATTGCCAGAAAATCCGATTGCGGCTTACAAAGAAGTTAGACAATCTGAAAATGCTCACAAAGAGAGCATCAACGAAAATCAGCCAGGAGATCCAGAAAAATTAGCCGATGCATTAATTAAAGTGAGCCAAGATGAAAATCCGCCGTTGCATTTATTTTTAGGAGAAGATGCTTTTAATATGGCAAATCAGAAAATTGCAAGTGTCCAAGATGAATTGGGTAAATGGAAAGAGGTTTCAGTTGGGACTAATTTTTAATTAGATGATTTGTCAATTTGGATAATTAGAAAATGATTTTACTGTTGACGCTTACGTGAGTCTTCTCTGAATATAACAAACCCGACAGGTTTTTAAAACCTGTCGGGTTTGTTGTGTTTATAAACTGTCAGGCTGAGCGTTCCGAATCCTCGGGAGAAGTCCGCGTGCCAATTGGAATGCCTTTCGACTTCGCTCAGGGTGATATTTAATTCATTTTCTAATTATCAAATTTTCTAATTGCCACATTATCTAATTAACGAAGCATTGATTTTACATCACTCAATTTTCCATCAATCTCTCCAATTTGTAAACCTAGAATATGGGCAATTAGCGGGTAAACAGAAACATTCGGGAAAGTTTTGACTGTTTTATCTCTTTTAAAAGCAGGACCTTTTGCATAAAAAATAGCATGCATATCTTTTTCATTGTTATCATAACCATGCGTTCCGCCTTTTATATGCGTACTTTCTTTACTGACTAAGCTATATCCTTTTTCGGCTTCAATAACGAAATCATGTACACGCGCATTAGTGCCGTAATGAAGTCTCTTTGGAACTTCGGTTGATTTCCAGAATTTAATATGTGGAACTTTCTTTAAAGCATTATAAATCGAATCCTGAAATCCAGCTTTTGCCTGCAAACTCATAATTGGGTTAATAACATCTTTGTAGCCAAGCCATTCTGGTTTTAAATAATCTAAAACAGCCACTTTTTTATCATTGCTGATATTGGCCATTCCGTGGTCTGAAACAATAATTAAATTGATTTGTTTTCCAATTGGCAGTTGATCCAATTTTCGCGATAATTCTCCCATAATAGAATCCATTTTTGTAACTGCTTTTTTTGTTTCAGGCGAATTTGGGCCAAAATTATGTCCGCTGTGGTCAGGCTCGTCAAAATACAAAGTTACAAGATGAGGACTTTGGTTTTCTGGTAGTTGCAGCCATTTCATAACCGTATCAATTCTAGCTCCATACGGAATTTTACCATTGTAATTTTTAAAATAACTCGGATTTCTATTATCTATATCAGAGCCCGGCCAGAAAAAAGAAGCCGTTTTTACGCCTTGCTGTTCAGCCAAATTCCAAATCGGATTGCCGCCATAAAATCGGGAATCATTTTTTGCATTGCTTGATAAAGAAAATGATTCGTTTAAAGAGGCATCATAAAAAACATTATTAATAATTCCGTGATGATCTGGATAAAGTCCTGTCACTATAGTATAATGATTAGGGAAAGTTTTTGTTGGATAAGAAGGTTTCATAGATTTTGCATGAACGCCTTCTTTTGAAATTTGTTTAAGATTCGGAAGATTGAATTGCTTACCATAATCCCAGCGAAAACCATCCATAGAAACTAAAACAACATAAGCATCTTTATTGGTTTGGGAATGTGAAAGAGTAGTAAGAAATAAGAATGTGAAAGATAAAAGGTGAGTTGTAAATTTT contains:
- a CDS encoding SulP family inorganic anion transporter, whose translation is MKKAFQLFDFTQEVNYKNEILAGLTVAMTMIPESLSFAILAGFPPLVGLYAAFIAGLVTAIFGGRPGMISGGAGATVIVLIALMKSHGIEYVFAAVALGGVVQICVGLFKLGKFIRLVPQPVMFGFVNGLAVVIFMSQLEQFKTVVNGQVSWLQGTPLYIMLGLVALTVAIVLIFPKITKAVPASLVAIMIVFALVIVFNIETKTVEDIASVQGGFPPFHIPNIPISFDTLKVIFPYSVIVAAVGLTEGLLTLNLVDEITGTRGNSNRECIAQGSSNILNGFFYGMGGCPMIAQTLVNLGAGSRARLSGIIAALTILLIILFGAPVIGKLPMAALVGVMMMVAITTFEWASFRIINKMPRHDIFVGILVAVITIVLHNLALAVLIGVIISALVFAWESAKRIRARHYIDENGVKHYEIYGPLFFGSITAFMEKFDVKNDPKNVIIDFKESRVSDMSAIEALNNLTKKYSQQNKTIELQHLSPDCRQLLKNADAVINVNVIEDPTYKVVS
- a CDS encoding oxidoreductase, translated to MENNKVWFITGASKGLGLELAKKLLEEGFKVAATSRSEEALMKVLGNTSENFLPLEMDLVDEKSVKNAIEKTISHFKTIDVLVNNAGYGLLGALEELTDAESRKNFEVNVFGLLNVIRNTMPILRANKSGHIFNISSVGGYVGNFPGWGIYCSTKFAVAGLTESLSAEVKEFGVHATIVYPGYFRTDFLKDSSLLLPENPIAAYKEVRQSENAHKESINENQPGDPEKLADALIKVSQDENPPLHLFLGEDAFNMANQKIASVQDELGKWKEVSVGTNF
- a CDS encoding helix-turn-helix transcriptional regulator gives rise to the protein MKLTETLEDFYTIKIKGMPENLKKEMGHFNVFKLDDYVGSTCNPLPYTRKDFYKISLIIGKNKVHYADKTAVIEDQALFFANPQIPYSWEHIDENQTGFFCIFTDAFFNQFGNLKEYPLFQPGGNPVVPVSTELAESLKAIYLRMFDEINSDYAFKYDILRNLVFEIIHLALKTQAVTTSLYSKSNATIRISSLFLELLERQFPIESITQQITFRSPSEFANQLNVHINHLNKSLKETTGKTTSQIISERIVQESMILLKQTNWNINEIAWCLGFEESSHFINFFKKNVQVSPKNYRQVEIV
- a CDS encoding ectonucleotide pyrophosphatase/phosphodiesterase — protein: MRKFTTHLLSFTFLFLTTLSHSQTNKDAYVVLVSMDGFRWDYGKQFNLPNLKQISKEGVHAKSMKPSYPTKTFPNHYTIVTGLYPDHHGIINNVFYDASLNESFSLSSNAKNDSRFYGGNPIWNLAEQQGVKTASFFWPGSDIDNRNPSYFKNYNGKIPYGARIDTVMKWLQLPENQSPHLVTLYFDEPDHSGHNFGPNSPETKKAVTKMDSIMGELSRKLDQLPIGKQINLIIVSDHGMANISNDKKVAVLDYLKPEWLGYKDVINPIMSLQAKAGFQDSIYNALKKVPHIKFWKSTEVPKRLHYGTNARVHDFVIEAEKGYSLVSKESTHIKGGTHGYDNNEKDMHAIFYAKGPAFKRDKTVKTFPNVSVYPLIAHILGLQIGEIDGKLSDVKSMLR